The following proteins are co-located in the Candidatus Competibacteraceae bacterium genome:
- a CDS encoding Uma2 family endonuclease: protein MNEAARKIPLSPADYLAGEQLTELRHEYVDGAVYAMTGARKTHNLVAGNLARALHAHLRGTPCQVFTSDIKVHVAWDWRERYYYPDVVVACEPDDADPYVIEKPKLIVEVLSESTERKDRADKFYAYRRLGSLQEYVLVAQDAARVEVYRRDTGWDLEIYEVIEALIELRSIGLSLTVREVYEGLPELLAEKRL from the coding sequence ATGAATGAGGCAGCACGCAAAATCCCGCTTTCGCCAGCGGACTATCTGGCGGGCGAGCAACTGACCGAGCTGCGGCACGAGTACGTGGATGGCGCGGTGTATGCCATGACGGGCGCCCGTAAAACGCACAATCTGGTGGCGGGCAATCTGGCCCGTGCCCTGCACGCCCATCTCAGGGGCACGCCCTGCCAGGTGTTTACCAGCGACATCAAGGTGCATGTCGCCTGGGATTGGCGCGAGCGTTATTACTACCCGGACGTAGTGGTGGCCTGCGAGCCCGACGACGCCGATCCGTATGTGATCGAGAAACCCAAACTGATCGTCGAGGTGTTGTCGGAATCGACCGAGCGCAAGGATCGGGCGGACAAATTCTATGCCTATCGTCGCCTCGGCAGTCTTCAGGAATATGTGTTGGTGGCTCAGGATGCCGCGCGGGTCGAGGTGTATCGGCGCGATACCGGCTGGGATTTGGAGATTTATGAAGTGATCGAAGCCCTGATCGAATTGCGAAGCATCGGCTTGAGCCTGACCGTGCGGGAGGTTTACGAGGGCTTGCCCGAGCTGTTAGCTGAAAAAAGGTTATAA
- a CDS encoding CoA transferase — protein MSVVATSAPRPLDGIRVLELGQLLAGPFAGTLLAYFGAEVIKVEPPGGDPIRQWRIVRDGASLWWRSLGRNKKCVTLNLRDPAGRALARRLAERCDVLIENFRPGILEGWGLGPDDLKPVNPGLIFARISGYGQDGPYAARPGYASVCEGIGGLRYVNGVPGEPPVRPNLSLGDTFAGLHAAFGVLLALLDRQRRAPHAGQSVDVALYESVFNLLEAVVPEYDGAGAIREPSGSTVTGIVPTGTYRCRDGKDVIIGGNGDSIYQRLMHAAGRADLAEDPKLAQNTGRVEHQTEIDTAIAAWTATLDSREVLARLEAAEVPAGPIYSVADMVADPHFQARGLFETVEIDGKPLKIPAILPKLTATPGATDWPGPAIGRHNEEVFGGLLGLSAAELATLKSQGVL, from the coding sequence ATGTCCGTCGTTGCTACTTCCGCCCCCCGTCCGCTGGACGGTATCCGCGTACTCGAACTCGGCCAATTGTTGGCTGGACCGTTCGCCGGCACTCTGCTGGCCTATTTCGGCGCCGAGGTGATCAAGGTCGAGCCGCCCGGCGGCGACCCGATCCGGCAATGGCGCATCGTCCGCGACGGCGCGTCGCTGTGGTGGCGCAGTCTGGGCCGCAATAAGAAGTGCGTGACGCTGAATTTGCGCGATCCCGCCGGTCGCGCGCTGGCCCGGCGGCTGGCGGAGCGCTGCGACGTGCTGATCGAGAATTTCCGTCCCGGCATCCTGGAAGGCTGGGGCTTGGGGCCGGACGATCTGAAGCCGGTCAATCCGGGGTTGATCTTCGCACGGATTTCCGGCTACGGGCAGGATGGCCCCTACGCCGCCCGGCCCGGCTACGCTTCGGTGTGCGAGGGGATCGGCGGGCTGCGCTACGTCAACGGGGTGCCCGGCGAGCCGCCGGTGCGACCCAACCTCAGCCTGGGCGATACCTTCGCCGGGCTGCACGCGGCCTTCGGTGTGCTGCTGGCGCTGCTCGACCGCCAGCGCCGCGCGCCGCACGCCGGCCAGAGCGTGGATGTGGCGCTGTACGAGTCGGTGTTCAATCTGCTGGAAGCGGTGGTGCCGGAATACGATGGCGCCGGCGCGATCCGCGAGCCGTCCGGTTCGACCGTGACCGGCATTGTCCCGACCGGCACCTACCGCTGCCGGGACGGCAAGGATGTGATCATCGGCGGCAACGGCGATTCGATTTACCAGCGGCTGATGCACGCCGCCGGGCGGGCGGATCTGGCCGAAGACCCGAAACTGGCTCAAAACACTGGCCGGGTCGAACATCAAACAGAGATCGACACGGCGATCGCGGCCTGGACGGCAACGCTGGACAGCCGGGAGGTGTTGGCGCGGCTGGAAGCGGCGGAGGTACCGGCGGGGCCGATTTACAGTGTGGCGGATATGGTCGCCGATCCGCATTTTCAGGCGCGCGGCTTGTTCGAGACGGTGGAGATCGACGGCAAGCCGCTGAAAATTCCCGCTATTCTGCCCAAGCTGACGGCCACGCCGGGCGCAACCGACTGGCCGGGGCCGGCGATTGGCCGCCACAACGAGGAGGTATTTGGCGGGCTGCTGGGGCTGAGCGCGGCGGAACTGGCGACACTAAAAAGTCAGGGCGTTCTTTGA
- a CDS encoding pilin, translating into MKKYQQGFTLIELMIVVAIIGILAAIALPAYQDYTIRAQVTDGLSLAGGSKAAVSEFKQTKGTYPTDNDEAGVAPAADIKGKYASSVTIANGLITVQYSGPEVHQNLSGKQLDLSPISNVGSIDWTCKASSSSGVDSKYLPSSCRR; encoded by the coding sequence ATGAAAAAGTATCAACAAGGCTTTACCCTGATCGAACTCATGATCGTCGTGGCGATCATCGGTATTCTGGCCGCCATCGCGTTGCCGGCCTATCAAGACTATACCATTCGCGCCCAAGTGACGGATGGTTTGAGCTTGGCGGGAGGCTCAAAAGCCGCCGTATCCGAGTTTAAACAGACCAAAGGGACTTATCCCACAGATAATGATGAGGCTGGTGTTGCCCCTGCTGCGGATATTAAAGGCAAATACGCCAGTAGCGTAACAATCGCGAATGGTTTGATTACCGTCCAGTACAGTGGCCCTGAAGTGCATCAGAATCTTAGCGGCAAACAACTCGACCTCAGTCCCATCTCGAACGTAGGTAGCATCGACTGGACATGCAAAGCCAGTTCTTCTTCTGGGGTTGATAGCAAATATCTACCTTCTTCCTGCCGCCGCTGA
- a CDS encoding tetratricopeptide repeat protein, which translates to MPSRHQLSISVFLIGSWFLTVLVYEPGFTGPFLFDDFPNLEKIGAFGPIENWELFRAYLSSGFAGPSGRPISLLSFLINANDWPADPASFKYTNLLIHLLIGVILFPTIRGLLYAIGRSPRETDWIALIATTLWLLNPFLVSTTLYVVQRMTQLAALFSILGIWGYLQGRLWLPTRPYLGYATLSLSVGLGTVLAVFSKENGALLPLLILTIEFALRFHWTTSGPNWRWTALFLGLPALTIIVYLIMRLPGLEHQIPTRNFSLAERLLTESRILWDYLFHLFIPHIQTQGLYHDGTVISTGFSTPWTTLPALLGILALGIGGWLARCQWPLLSLAILFFLVGQLLESTTIALELYFEHRNYLPAIFLFLPIAAGIMRLRNRIQPALVACIAFALIGSYAMVTWQRARLWSDENQLMLVWAETNPRSPRAQNSAVQTLLRLGQPDRAIAHLEQALREIPDSALLASSYLSLKADIGILSTDEFAERGDRLRRQPFDAQMLVALKYLVDTFNTRAPLPEHTAIMMALLAGIRDDLQGRVPVAHRYTYYLQGLLLSGQGDGEGAYHYLSEALSHYQRVETALHFVSMLATHGHFQQALDMLEQSRHILETQPDSTLDRKRGTYEREIARLEKTLREDLRKESDRLDKKQKTRNMLINKDDTGN; encoded by the coding sequence ATGCCAAGTCGACACCAACTATCCATAAGTGTCTTTCTGATCGGAAGCTGGTTCCTGACAGTACTGGTTTACGAACCAGGCTTTACGGGTCCTTTTTTGTTCGACGACTTCCCCAATCTGGAAAAGATCGGTGCTTTCGGCCCCATCGAGAACTGGGAGCTATTTCGAGCTTACCTTTCCAGCGGCTTTGCCGGACCTAGTGGACGCCCCATTTCCCTGCTCAGCTTCCTGATCAACGCCAACGATTGGCCAGCCGATCCCGCGTCATTTAAATACACCAATTTGCTCATTCATCTCCTGATTGGCGTCATTCTTTTTCCCACAATCCGCGGGCTGCTATATGCCATTGGCCGATCGCCCCGCGAGACGGACTGGATCGCACTCATCGCCACGACGCTGTGGCTGCTTAACCCCTTCCTAGTTTCCACCACGCTGTATGTCGTGCAACGCATGACTCAGCTTGCCGCTCTGTTTTCAATCCTTGGCATCTGGGGGTATCTACAAGGGCGGCTCTGGCTACCCACACGGCCGTATCTTGGCTATGCCACCCTCAGCCTCAGCGTTGGGCTGGGGACCGTTCTAGCCGTCTTCAGCAAGGAAAACGGGGCGCTATTGCCATTACTGATTCTGACAATAGAATTTGCGCTTCGCTTTCACTGGACGACCTCAGGCCCGAACTGGCGCTGGACAGCCCTATTCCTAGGATTACCCGCACTGACGATTATCGTTTATCTGATCATGCGTCTACCCGGTCTTGAACATCAGATTCCTACTCGAAATTTTTCTTTGGCCGAGCGTCTATTAACTGAGTCGCGCATTCTTTGGGACTATTTGTTCCATCTATTTATTCCCCATATTCAAACTCAGGGGCTTTACCATGATGGAACAGTGATTTCAACCGGATTCTCCACCCCTTGGACAACCCTGCCCGCGCTGTTGGGAATCCTGGCCTTGGGTATTGGTGGATGGCTGGCGCGATGCCAATGGCCACTGTTGAGTCTCGCCATTTTATTCTTTTTAGTCGGTCAACTACTCGAATCAACCACGATTGCCTTGGAACTGTATTTCGAACACCGGAATTATTTGCCAGCTATCTTTCTCTTTCTGCCCATCGCGGCGGGTATCATGAGGTTGCGAAATCGGATCCAACCGGCCCTGGTTGCATGCATCGCCTTCGCACTCATTGGAAGCTACGCGATGGTTACATGGCAGAGAGCGCGCCTCTGGAGTGACGAAAATCAACTGATGCTAGTCTGGGCTGAAACCAACCCACGCTCGCCGCGCGCCCAAAATTCGGCGGTGCAAACCTTGCTACGACTGGGCCAACCAGACCGCGCCATTGCCCATCTGGAACAGGCCTTGCGGGAAATACCGGATAGTGCGCTGCTCGCAAGCAGCTATCTATCCCTCAAAGCCGACATTGGCATTCTCAGTACGGACGAATTCGCTGAGCGCGGGGATCGCCTGCGTCGGCAGCCATTCGATGCTCAGATGCTCGTGGCGTTAAAATATTTAGTGGACACCTTCAATACGCGCGCGCCACTGCCCGAACACACCGCGATCATGATGGCGTTGCTGGCTGGCATTCGCGACGATCTCCAAGGCCGGGTTCCGGTCGCTCACCGTTATACCTATTATCTACAAGGGTTGTTACTGTCGGGCCAAGGTGATGGTGAAGGTGCATACCACTACCTGAGTGAAGCCTTGTCACACTACCAACGAGTGGAAACCGCTCTGCATTTCGTGAGCATGCTCGCCACGCACGGTCACTTTCAACAAGCGCTGGACATGTTGGAACAATCCCGGCATATACTCGAAACCCAACCCGATAGCACCCTCGACAGAAAACGTGGCACCTACGAGCGGGAAATCGCCAGACTGGAGAAAACCCTGCGGGAGGATCTTCGGAAAGAATCAGATAGATTAGACAAAAAACAAAAAACTCGTAACATGCTGATCAATAAAGATGATACAGGAAACTGA
- a CDS encoding glycosyltransferase gives MSRKKLLVLSSTYPRWLGDPEPGFVHELAKRLTTQFDVRVLCPHARGAAPRETFEGVQVRRYRYAPSRLETLVNDGGIVNNLKRQPWKWLLVPSFLLGLFWCAWREIRRWHPDVIHAHWLLPQGLIVALLDLLDRHTPPFLVTSHGADLFALRARPLTALKRFVVSRAAALTVVSQTMTGELARIGVSAQKVCVLPMGVDITHRFTPMPDQPRSHDEILFVGRLVEKKGLRYLLAAMPEIIARHPAAFLTIVGFGPEEGERRAQAEALGLAHKVKFLGPLAQVELPDLYRRAAVFVAPFVRAESGDQEGLPVTLMEAIACGCPVVVGELEAMADLFEPDEADLRVISTNIQALAEHVIATLEHPREACRRADRMRVRLSQRLSWDTIARQYAGILRGVLAIP, from the coding sequence GTGAGCCGTAAAAAACTACTGGTCCTCTCATCCACCTATCCACGCTGGCTGGGCGATCCGGAACCGGGTTTCGTACACGAACTGGCGAAAAGACTCACAACCCAGTTCGATGTGCGCGTCCTGTGCCCTCATGCGCGGGGCGCGGCGCCGCGGGAAACATTCGAAGGCGTTCAAGTGAGGCGCTACCGCTATGCGCCAAGCCGGCTTGAAACCCTGGTCAACGACGGTGGTATCGTCAACAATCTAAAACGCCAACCGTGGAAGTGGTTGCTCGTCCCGTCTTTTCTTCTGGGCTTGTTCTGGTGCGCCTGGCGCGAGATACGTCGCTGGCACCCGGACGTGATTCACGCCCACTGGCTACTGCCGCAGGGTTTGATCGTGGCGCTGCTCGACCTACTGGATCGCCACACACCGCCTTTTCTGGTCACTTCGCACGGCGCCGATCTCTTTGCCTTGCGTGCCCGCCCGCTGACAGCGCTGAAGCGCTTCGTCGTGAGTCGCGCGGCCGCGCTGACGGTGGTCAGCCAGACGATGACCGGCGAACTGGCACGAATCGGGGTATCCGCGCAAAAGGTCTGTGTGCTACCGATGGGCGTAGACATCACCCATCGTTTTACCCCCATGCCTGATCAGCCCCGCTCGCACGATGAAATCCTGTTTGTCGGGCGGCTGGTGGAAAAGAAGGGGCTACGGTATTTGCTCGCCGCCATGCCGGAGATTATTGCCCGCCATCCTGCGGCGTTCCTGACGATAGTGGGGTTCGGGCCGGAGGAAGGCGAGCGGCGCGCTCAGGCTGAGGCTTTGGGCCTTGCTCACAAGGTCAAGTTTCTCGGCCCGCTCGCTCAGGTGGAACTACCGGATCTATATCGGCGCGCGGCGGTCTTTGTTGCCCCCTTTGTACGAGCCGAGTCCGGCGATCAGGAAGGCTTACCCGTCACTTTGATGGAAGCTATCGCCTGCGGCTGTCCGGTGGTGGTGGGTGAACTGGAAGCGATGGCGGATCTCTTCGAACCAGATGAGGCGGACCTGCGGGTGATCTCCACCAATATCCAGGCGCTGGCAGAGCACGTTATCGCGACCTTGGAGCATCCACGGGAGGCTTGCCGCCGCGCCGACCGGATGCGTGTCCGTCTCTCGCAGCGGCTGAGTTGGGATACTATTGCTCGGCAATATGCTGGGATATTGCGAGGCGTTTTGGCCATACCTTAA
- a CDS encoding class I SAM-dependent methyltransferase, translated as MSKRQPKLILRESCIEDITRTWIPSGFLEVGAGTGYMTRKFLESGFHGVCYDLGEESRNKLRQNLATFRARMDVVDDLCSLTPGSFDYLFAFEVLEHIEDDRAALRDWTQYLKPGGKILVTVPAHAKKFGKSDEIVGHVRRYERHELTDLLNATGYRDIHLVNYGFPLTEITRTVSNLLICRENAHLKLTSVERSTRSSFSRPQHIRNILRGLNEGIFSPFKVLQRVFYGKDWGDGLVATARK; from the coding sequence ATGAGCAAAAGACAACCCAAACTCATCCTACGTGAGAGTTGTATCGAAGATATAACACGTACTTGGATCCCATCTGGCTTTCTTGAGGTGGGTGCCGGAACGGGCTACATGACTCGAAAATTTCTGGAGAGCGGCTTTCATGGAGTCTGCTACGATCTTGGCGAGGAGAGCAGAAACAAGCTCAGGCAGAATTTGGCCACCTTTCGAGCGCGTATGGACGTTGTAGACGACTTGTGCAGCCTTACTCCAGGCTCATTCGATTATCTATTTGCCTTCGAGGTTCTAGAACATATCGAGGACGATAGGGCAGCGCTGCGGGATTGGACCCAGTACCTTAAACCGGGAGGTAAAATTCTAGTTACGGTACCGGCACACGCCAAAAAATTCGGCAAGTCTGATGAAATTGTTGGCCATGTCCGACGCTACGAACGGCACGAGCTAACGGATCTTCTGAATGCTACAGGTTATCGGGATATCCATTTGGTAAATTATGGCTTTCCTCTTACCGAGATCACACGAACTGTATCTAATCTATTGATTTGTCGTGAGAATGCCCATCTGAAACTTACGTCCGTCGAGAGGAGCACGCGCAGCAGTTTCTCAAGACCCCAACATATTCGCAACATTCTGAGAGGGTTGAACGAAGGCATTTTTAGCCCCTTCAAAGTGCTTCAGCGCGTGTTTTATGGCAAGGATTGGGGAGATGGACTGGTGGCCACTGCCCGTAAATGA
- a CDS encoding glycosyltransferase yields the protein MRIAFLCKRQYMSYDVIADRYARLYEQPRQLALRGHDVLGLCLSYRATEARDERHPANPGELRWVGLTPGRSGGLTYPCQALRLLRMFAPDLLVGASDAPHIILSDWLAKRLGVPFAADLYDHFESFGLSRLPGIVPLYRRALRRATVVTCVSEPLADLVRDDYGVHGVVLALPSTIDRTIFYPRDRWACRARLGLPLDAKLIGTAGGLSKEKGIEPLYRAFERIAQENQNVHLVLAGSLDPECPPPQDSRVHYLGMMPHAQTAELFSALDAGVVYLRDTPYGRYSFPQKAYEMVACGAPLAVARVGAMTTLFQSSIQTLYEPDDVASLAHCLKAQLARPEVVALKIPDWGELASLAEKAYLDLFE from the coding sequence ATGCGCATTGCCTTCCTCTGTAAACGCCAGTACATGAGTTACGACGTGATCGCTGATCGCTATGCGCGGCTGTACGAGCAACCACGCCAACTGGCTCTGCGTGGCCATGACGTTTTGGGACTGTGTCTCAGTTATCGCGCTACAGAGGCGCGGGACGAGCGGCATCCGGCGAATCCGGGGGAATTACGGTGGGTCGGACTGACGCCGGGGCGCTCCGGTGGACTGACCTATCCGTGCCAGGCTTTGCGGCTGTTGCGCATGTTTGCGCCCGATCTGCTGGTGGGCGCCTCGGATGCCCCGCACATCATTTTGAGTGATTGGTTAGCTAAACGACTAGGTGTGCCTTTCGCTGCCGATCTTTATGATCATTTCGAAAGTTTTGGTTTATCCCGACTACCGGGAATAGTCCCTCTTTACCGGCGTGCCTTGCGCCGGGCAACGGTTGTGACTTGTGTGTCCGAACCGCTTGCTGACTTAGTGCGGGATGACTACGGTGTGCATGGCGTTGTGCTCGCCTTGCCGAGCACGATTGACCGTACTATTTTCTATCCACGCGACCGTTGGGCATGTCGAGCTCGTTTGGGATTGCCCTTGGATGCAAAGCTTATCGGTACGGCTGGCGGACTCTCGAAAGAGAAGGGGATCGAACCGCTGTATCGTGCCTTTGAACGGATTGCCCAGGAAAATCAGAACGTTCACTTAGTGTTAGCGGGTTCTCTCGATCCTGAATGTCCACCCCCTCAAGACTCGCGTGTGCATTATTTGGGCATGATGCCTCACGCTCAAACTGCCGAACTGTTCAGTGCGCTTGATGCGGGGGTGGTTTATTTACGGGATACACCTTACGGACGCTACAGCTTTCCGCAAAAGGCTTATGAAATGGTAGCCTGCGGGGCGCCCCTTGCTGTCGCTCGTGTTGGGGCGATGACTACACTTTTTCAAAGTTCCATTCAAACTTTATATGAGCCCGACGATGTTGCGAGTTTGGCCCACTGTCTAAAGGCGCAACTCGCCCGGCCTGAAGTGGTTGCCCTGAAAATCCCGGATTGGGGAGAACTGGCGAGCTTGGCGGAAAAGGCTTACTTGGACTTATTCGAATAA
- the glf gene encoding UDP-galactopyranose mutase → MKTADFIVIGAGFAGSVVAERLASAGQQVLVIDQRPHIGGNAYDEPDAHGVLIHRYGPHIFHTNAQRVVDYLSRFTDWMPYEHRVLASVDGQLLPIPINQDTINRLYSLNLDETGVRAFLNRVREPRDPIKTSEDVVLNTVGRDLYEKFFRGYTRKQWGLDPSQLSAAVTARIPVRTNRDDRYFSDQFQIMPKDGYTALFQRMLDHPNIRLELDTDFFTIRHRISAKAIIYTGPIDAYFEYGHGPLPYRSLRFEHQQLPGIPQHQPVAVVNYPNEHAYTRITEFKHLTGQSHPGTSIVREYPQDTGDPYYPIPRPENEALYQHYKALAARETHTFFVGRLAQYRYYNMDQVVAAALKTAERILGLANE, encoded by the coding sequence GTGAAAACAGCCGACTTTATAGTTATCGGCGCTGGCTTTGCCGGCAGCGTCGTCGCCGAACGCCTCGCCAGCGCTGGCCAACAAGTTCTGGTCATCGACCAGCGTCCCCACATTGGCGGCAACGCCTACGACGAACCCGACGCCCACGGCGTCCTCATCCATCGCTACGGCCCGCACATCTTTCACACCAACGCCCAGCGCGTGGTCGACTACCTCTCGCGCTTCACCGACTGGATGCCCTACGAACACCGTGTCCTTGCCAGCGTTGATGGCCAACTTCTTCCCATCCCCATCAACCAGGACACGATTAATCGTCTCTACAGCCTCAACCTTGACGAAACCGGCGTCCGGGCCTTCCTCAACCGGGTGCGTGAACCCCGCGACCCCATCAAAACCAGTGAAGACGTCGTTCTCAATACCGTCGGCCGCGACCTCTACGAAAAATTCTTTCGCGGCTACACCCGCAAACAATGGGGCCTCGACCCCTCCCAACTCAGCGCCGCCGTCACCGCCCGTATTCCGGTTCGCACCAACCGCGACGACCGCTACTTCAGCGACCAATTCCAGATCATGCCCAAGGACGGCTACACCGCGCTATTCCAGCGGATGCTCGACCACCCCAACATCCGCCTCGAACTCGACACCGACTTCTTCACCATTCGCCACCGGATCAGCGCCAAAGCCATCATCTACACTGGCCCCATCGATGCCTATTTTGAGTATGGCCATGGACCCTTGCCCTACCGCTCCCTGCGTTTCGAACACCAACAACTGCCCGGCATTCCCCAACACCAGCCGGTCGCCGTCGTCAACTATCCCAACGAGCACGCCTACACTCGTATCACCGAATTCAAGCACCTCACCGGCCAAAGCCACCCCGGCACCTCCATCGTCCGCGAATATCCCCAAGACACCGGCGATCCCTACTACCCCATTCCGCGCCCGGAAAACGAAGCGCTCTACCAGCACTACAAAGCCCTTGCCGCCCGCGAAACCCACACCTTTTTTGTCGGCCGCCTCGCTCAATATCGTTACTACAACATGGACCAGGTCGTTGCCGCCGCCCTGAAAACCGCCGAGCGGATACTTGGCCTCGCTAACGAATAG
- a CDS encoding Fic family protein — protein MARKNLFAGLDQDLQIALRAQLRDLWTHTSTALEGNSLTLGDTAFILAEGLTVAGKPLKDHYEVVGHARAIELLYHWIERTTPLVESDLFQLHRAVQTEVIVDIYSPVGAWKNEPNGTYYIDPHNRQAWREYAQPKHVPALMGDWLASLNQTLTGDLDRDAALTAYTRLHLAFTRIHPFFDGNGRMARLIANLPLLQSGFPPIVVARERRREYIKLLVAYDSAHGQAQLGQPLLEEGSELQTLEGFFADNWQETQDLLENMRQIQHHRSQNKEQSIQEPK, from the coding sequence ATGGCTAGAAAAAACCTCTTCGCCGGATTGGATCAGGACTTACAGATTGCTCTACGGGCACAATTACGGGATTTGTGGACACATACCTCCACCGCCCTTGAAGGCAACAGCCTAACGCTGGGCGATACGGCCTTCATTCTGGCCGAAGGACTCACCGTCGCGGGCAAACCCCTGAAAGATCATTACGAGGTGGTGGGCCATGCGCGAGCGATCGAATTGCTCTATCACTGGATCGAACGCACCACGCCACTGGTGGAAAGCGATTTATTCCAACTCCATCGGGCCGTGCAAACCGAAGTCATCGTTGATATTTACAGTCCGGTCGGCGCGTGGAAAAACGAACCGAATGGAACCTACTATATCGATCCACATAACCGTCAGGCTTGGCGCGAATACGCACAACCCAAGCACGTTCCCGCCTTAATGGGCGATTGGCTGGCCTCCCTCAATCAAACGCTAACTGGCGATCTGGACCGTGATGCGGCATTAACCGCCTACACTCGCCTGCACTTGGCCTTCACCCGGATTCATCCCTTTTTCGACGGCAACGGGCGTATGGCGCGATTGATTGCCAATTTACCCTTGCTTCAATCCGGATTCCCGCCGATTGTGGTGGCACGGGAACGACGACGTGAATATATTAAGCTGCTCGTCGCTTATGATAGCGCCCACGGTCAAGCACAACTGGGTCAACCGCTGCTGGAAGAAGGTTCTGAATTGCAGACGCTTGAGGGGTTTTTTGCGGACAATTGGCAAGAAACCCAAGATCTCTTGGAAAATATGCGACAAATTCAACACCATCGAAGCCAGAACAAGGAGCAGTCGATCCAGGAACCCAAGTAG
- a CDS encoding glycosyltransferase family 2 protein: MSRGDINPTGNPVVVVVTYNRKALLAHCLDALRHQTLAPAHIIVIDNASTDGTRETLAQAGWLDFPGFSYTRLDENTGGAGGFHAGLKLAAREHSGWVWLMDDDAIPEPTALEELARVAVDTANIYGSVALDGNRLSWRMSVRRAGLDAAREVYEHIRQPAALPDNPEVQFIPFLGFLIHTELVKHIGLPEQDFFIAADDVEYCVRARKQGAKIILATLSHLQHPTADDYSVKLFGQEILCLKLPPWKRYYDTRNRLLVARKHYGVEFYYKTIPGSLVRLFSVLWFEPRRLAQLRAFVAGFVDGLLGRQGRRHERWCIEK; the protein is encoded by the coding sequence ATGAGCCGAGGAGACATAAATCCGACTGGCAACCCGGTGGTGGTCGTGGTGACTTACAACCGCAAAGCCTTGCTGGCTCATTGTTTGGACGCCCTGAGGCATCAGACACTGGCACCGGCACACATTATCGTTATCGACAACGCCTCCACCGATGGTACCCGTGAGACCCTAGCCCAAGCAGGTTGGTTAGATTTTCCCGGCTTTAGCTACACACGCTTGGACGAAAACACTGGCGGAGCGGGCGGTTTCCATGCTGGCTTGAAGCTGGCCGCACGCGAGCACTCAGGCTGGGTTTGGCTGATGGACGACGACGCCATACCGGAGCCGACGGCCTTGGAAGAACTCGCACGGGTCGCCGTCGATACTGCCAACATCTACGGCTCCGTTGCGCTCGACGGCAATCGATTATCCTGGCGGATGAGCGTCCGCCGTGCGGGGCTCGATGCTGCTCGCGAGGTCTACGAGCACATCCGCCAGCCAGCGGCGCTGCCGGATAATCCCGAGGTCCAGTTCATACCCTTCCTCGGCTTTCTCATACATACCGAACTGGTCAAACACATCGGGCTGCCCGAACAGGATTTCTTCATCGCCGCCGACGATGTCGAGTACTGTGTGCGTGCCCGCAAGCAAGGTGCGAAGATCATCCTCGCGACTCTTAGCCATCTCCAGCATCCGACTGCCGACGATTACTCAGTGAAGCTGTTTGGACAGGAAATCCTCTGTCTTAAATTGCCACCCTGGAAACGCTACTACGATACCCGTAACCGGCTGCTGGTGGCGCGCAAGCACTACGGCGTCGAGTTTTATTACAAGACCATTCCTGGTTCCCTTGTCCGGCTGTTCAGTGTGCTCTGGTTTGAGCCCCGGCGGCTCGCGCAATTGCGCGCGTTCGTCGCTGGCTTCGTGGATGGGCTACTGGGTCGCCAAGGACGGCGCCACGAACGTTGGTGTATTGAGAAATAA